The nucleotide sequence AGGGCTTAATTTTCTTTATCGATGGAAAATATGAAGATTCAATAAAAGAATTTAAAAAAATATATTCAAATAAAAGCTTTCATGCTTATTTTTTAGCTAATATTGGAATTATAAGAAGTTATATGCAACTGAATGATTTAGATAATGCCATAAAATATTCAAAAAAATTATATAATAATAATAAAAATAATGTTTATGGAGCTTATGGCGCTTATTTCTTAGGATTTTTATATAAAACAAAAGGAGATATATTAAAATCTATCCAATATTATAATATAGTTGAAGCTAATTTTTCAAATTCTAATTTTTCAAAGGATTCAAAATACTTTTTACTTGAAAAACAATTAAATGAAATAATTAATGAAAAGTATATTAAAGTTAAATAAATCTAATTTGATTTAAATTAGTTAAAAAAATAGTTGATAAAAAAATTTTTAATAAAAGAGATAAGTATGATAAATTTAAAGAAAAAAGACTTTCCTGTCCTTTTCATTTGTATAGGAGTTATTCTATTGTTCTCATTTTTATCACTAATTTTTTACAATGTAGATAAGACTTTTATTTATGATATTTTTGTTAATTGGAGAAATCCTGGTAAACCTACTGAAGAAATAAATGAATCAACTTTTGTATCAACTCCTAATAAAAAAGCAAGTAAAAAAATAGAAATTATAGGCATTGATAATTTCTCTTTAGAGAAAATAGGTAGATTTCCATGGTCTAGAGACACATATGTAAATATATTTAATTTTTTTATAAATCCTGAAGGAAAGTCTTATCCTGAATCTATACTTTTCGATATTGCTTTTCTTGAAAAAGAAAAAGATGATAAAGAAAATGATATATTATTAGCGAATTCTATTAAAAAAAATGGAAATGTTATTTTAGAATATTATCTTGATTTTGAAAAAGGTTTTGAAAAAAGTGGAGAACAAAAAGAAGTTGTTGATTATATAGAGAAAGAATTTACAATAGATTTAAAAAAAGCAAAAATTAAAGGAAGAAAAATAGATGAAAAAATAATTAAAAATAGGAATTTTGGAATTACCTTTAATGATATTACTCCCTTACTTAAAGAATATGCTTTAACTGGCTCTTATGCAGGAACAGTAGGTTTATTTCCTGATTCAGATAAAAAATATAGAAGATTACCACTTGTTTATATATATAAAAACCGAATACATTTTCATGCAATAATTTTTATGTTATGCCATTATTATGGAATAAATATAAATGATATAGAAGTAGATTTTGGAAGATATATAAAATTAAACAATATAACTAAAAATTCTAATAACAAAAAAGAAATAATAATACCTATAGATTTACATGGTAATCTTTTTATAGATTTCATTGGGAATTCATCTCAAATATGGCCTATTAGATCAGCTTATGATATATATTCTAATAGAGCTCCTGCTGAATATTTTAAAGATAAGTTAGTTTTTTTTGGAATATATTCACTTGGAGCTGCAAAAGATATTTGGTTAACTCCATCTGGATTAATGTTTGGAGTAGAATTTCTTGCTGTTGCAACAAATCAAATAATCAATCAAAAATTTTTTAAATTTTTTAATTGGTTTTTTATTTTTTTAGTTATTGTATTAGTTTCAGCTTTTCTTTCTTTCTATTTCTATAAATTACCAATTATTAAAACATATATTTTAGCGATTTTATTTTTATTTTTTTATACTTTATTTGCTTATATTGCTTTTATTTATTATTTAATTGTTCCATACTCTGGAATAATTATTCAAGTATTAACTTTATTAATTTCTATAATTGTTTATAGAATTTTAACAGAAGAAAAAGAAAAAAGATTTATTAGAGCAACATTTTCAAACTTTGTTTCAAAAGTTGTTGTTGATGAATTATTAAAACATCCAGAAAAAATAAAACTTGGTGGTGAGAACAAAGAAATAACAGTTTTATTTTCTGACATTAGAGGTTTTACATCAAGATCAGAACAAATGAAACCAGAAGAAGTAGTTGATCTATTAAATAAATATCTCTCAAGAATGACTGAGATTATATTTAAATTTCATGGAACTCTTGATAAGTATATTGGGGATGCAATAATGGCATTCTGGGGTGCTCCTATACCACAAGAAGATCACGCTTTACTTGCTTGTTGCACTGCATTAGAAATGACTAAAGAGCTTGAAAAATTAAATAATGAATTACCAGAAGATTTGAACCTTGATATAGGGATTGGTATAAATACTGGTTATGCAATTGTTGGTAATATGGGATCTTCATCAAGGATGGATTATACATTAATAGGTGATACAGTAAATACTGGTTCAAGATTAGAAGGTGTTAATAAATTTTATAAGACAAGAATTATAATTTCTGAATATACCTATGAAAAGGTTAAAGATTTTTTTTATATAAGATTAATAGATAAAATAACTGCAAAAGGTAAAACAATACCAATTAAAATATATGAAATTTTAGATTATAAAGAAGATTTTGATCCTTTTAAAATTGTTGATAAATATAATAAAATTGGAAACAAATTGAAAAGTGAATAAAACTTTTTCTTTTGGGAAAAAAATTTCACTAATTTTACATTTATTCTTCATTTTTTTAATATTAATAAATTTTAATTGTTGTGGTATCCCTGAACCTATAAATTTTATTAATTTACCAAAATTAAGATATGATACAACAATAAATTTTATATGGTTTATTATTGAAAATAAAGAAGCAGGATTTAAAGGTTACGATTTTCTTTACTCAGTTCAGGATAATTTAAATCCAATTTATTTTAATTGTAATGTCAAAGTTTATATCTCAAATAATTTTAATGTATCATCATCGAGTCCTAAATTAATTTGTAATCCTTCAAACTTAAATTTTATAGTACAAATTTATTTTAATGATCCTAACCCCTCTACAATTACACCTGAACCAAATAAGCTTTATGTGAGTATTTATGATAAAGATTGGATACCATTCTCTAATTCAATTTACAATGGAAGTAAGATCTTTTTTTTGGTAAGACCATATGTTGTTGATATAAAAGGTGAAGTTATTAAAACAATAGATTCATTAGGTACAAATATAATTTCAATCAATTTTTAATTGAAAGGGTATTAATATGGAATCCATATTAAATGATGCTGTTGTAAAAAGTGTAGTACAAATGATATTTTATATTTTTGTTGGTTTGTTTGCTTCTTTTTACTTTGTAATAATCTTGAAAAAAAAATTTTTAGGTTCTTTTTTATTGGGAACTTTAATAGGTGTTATGGGAGCAACCATACTTGGTGCTTTTCTAAACAATTTCATTAAATTTTTAACATCGTTTCCATTAGGATTAAATTCAATTTCTACAATTTTAGGTGCTTTTATTCTACTATGGTTTTATTCAAAAATTTCAGAAATAGAATAAAAATATTGACTCTTAGTTATAATTTTTTTATATTTAAATTGTTAAATTCTATATTTTCAATTTTTTAATATTTTTTAATTTTTTACTTATTTTTTCAAATTTTTAAGTTTTATAATAAATAAGTTTAAAATAATAAATTAATTTAATAATATATTAGATTAAGAGTTTAAACATTATTATAAAGGAGGGTGATTAATGCCAACTTATGATTACATTTGCAATTCATGTAATAAAAAATTTGAAATATTTAGACCAATTTCAGATGAAAGGGAAGTAACCTGTCCTGAATGTAATTCAACAAAAACTAAAAAAATAATATCAGCTGGTTCAGGAATAATATTTAAAGGTAGTGGTTTTTATACTACTGATTATAAAAAATCTGATATTAATAAAAAAGAAAATACAAATGATCAAAAAACTACTGTAAACAATAAAAATTGTAAACAATAAAAATTAAAATAAATTTTAAAATAAAAAAAATTTTCTAAAATTTTAATAATTTTTACAATGTTTCAAAATATTATACATCAAAATTTCTTTTATGTATACTTAATAATAACATATAATCATTTATTAACAATTATAATTTTTTTATATTTATCAGTATTTGTAATCAAATAATGTTATAAATTAATATAATATTTTAATTTATTATTTGATAAATGTATTTTGATTAAGTTAAAATCATACAATATTTATTTTTTTCTATATATATAGTATCCAAATATCAAATTATTAATCAATTTAATTTTATAAACTCTATTATTTAATTTATCAATCTCCTATAATCCCCTTAACAATTTCCTAATAAAAAAATTATTAATAATTAGTTTTTTATTCATCTAAATTTAATTTATATAATTGAATTTATCATTGTAATTAAAATATAAAGGAATTAAAAATGAAATTAAATATTGGAGTTTTTGGTTTAGGATATGTTGGTTTAATTACAGCTGTTGGTTTTTCCTATATTGGTTTTGATGTAAACTGTTTTGATATAAATAAGGAAAAATTAAAAGCTTTAAGAGATGGTAAAATTCCATTTTATGAAGAAAATATAGAGGAGATTTTAAAAGATTCAATTAAACAAAATAAGATTAATTTTCTTGATGACTCAAAAGATGTAATTGAAAAGTCAGATATAATTTTTATAGCAGTTGGAACACCTCCAGATAAAGAAGGTAAAGCAGATTTAAAATATATTTATGAAGTTGTTCTTGAAGTAATAAAATATATTAATAGTTATAAAATTATTGTTATTAAATCAACTGTTCCGCCGGGAACATGTAAAAGAGTCGAACTTTTTATAAAAGATAATATTAAAAATATTTCTGAAGAAAAAAAGATTGATGTAGATGTTGTTTCAAATCCAGAATTTTTAAGAGAAGGGAGAGCATTTCATGACTTTATAAATCCAGATAGAATAATTATTGGTACAAACAGTGAAAAAGCTAAAGAAATGATGTGTCTTTTATATGACTATTTTATTAAAAGAAATTTTAAAATAGTCTTAACGGATAGGGAGAGTTCAGAATTAATAAAATACGCTTCAAACTGTTTTTTAGCTACAAAAATAAGTTACATAAATGAATTATCAATACTTGCAGAAAAAATAGGGGCTAACATAAAAGATGTATCTTTAGGAATGGGTCTTGATTTAAGAATAGGGAATAGTTTTCTCGATGCTGGTCCTGGGTATGGAGGAAGTTGTTTACCTAAAGATACAAAAGCACTTTTTAATTTTGCAAGAGAGAATGGAATTAATTTAAAAATTTTAGAATCAACAATTTTAGCAAATGAAAATCAAATTAAATTTACTGTAAACAAAATATTAAAGAACATGAATGGAGTTGTAAACAAGATTATATCTGTTCTAGGATTAACATTCAAACCCAATACAGATGATATAAGAGAATCTGTTTCAATCAAAATCATTAATTTACTTTTACAAAATGGAGCATTTATTAAAACATACTGCCCTAAAGGAATAGAAAAAACGAAAGAACTCTTTAAAGATGAAAACAACATTATATTTTGTGAAAATGTATATGAAACTTTTAAGGAGTCTGAAGCGATTATTATAGCAACAGATTGGGAAGAATTTAATAATCTAGATTATAATTTTGTTTATTTTTTAATGAAAGATTACTTTCTATTTGATTTAAGAAATATGTTTTATAATAATCATAAAATTAAACAAATGTTTTATTATTATGGTACAGGTATAATTTGTTCTAAAGCAAAAGATTTAATTTTTTAATTTTTTTATTTATATAATTTTAATGGTATTTTTTATTTTTATTAGAGTTAAAAATAAAATGAAGAAAAATTATTAAAAACAAATTATTATAACATTTTTATATAAAAAAAAATAAATGGAAAGGAAAATGGAAAAAATAAAAACATATAAGATGGATATGCATGTTCATTCAATTTTTTCTGAAAGACCCTCAGAATTGTTGTTAAAGTTTTTAGGGACAAGAGAATCTTATGTAGATCCATTTAAACTTTTTAAATTCGCTAAAGAAAAAGGTATGGATTTTATTACAATTACAGATCACAACAAGATAGATGGAATAATAAAATTAAAAGAAAAATATCCAGAAGAGACCATTTTAGGTGTTGAGGCAACAACTTATTTCCCAGAAGATGGAACTAAAATACATATTTTATTATATGACTTTGAACCATACTTGTTTGAAAAAATTGATACTATAAGAAGTGATATATATAAACTAAGAGAATTTATTTTTGAAAATAATATTTTCTATTCAGTAGCTCATCCTTTATATTCTATTAATAAAAAACTTAATCTTAATCATTTTGAAAAATTAATACTTTTATTTGATAATTTTGAGGTTGTAAATGGAGGTAGAAATTTAGATGTAAATAATATTACTGAGAAATTTTTTAATAATCTTAATGAAGAATTAATTTATAATTTAATTAGAAAACATAAAATAAAACCTTACAGTAAAAATGCTCATAAAAAAATATTTACTGCTGGAAGTGATGACCATACAGGTCTATTTATTGGAACTTCTTATAATTATATTAGATCGAGTGAAAATTTAAAGATTACAATTAAAGATTTTATAGAAACTGTTAAATCTGGAGGTTCTCAATTTGAAGGAAAAAGTGTAGATTTTGAATCCCACGCTTTTCAAATATTGAAAATATCATTTGATTTTTATAAATCAAAATATCTACAAAAAAAAGATGAAAATATTTTTAATGAGAAAAATGAATTTAATTTATTTAATAATTTAAATAATAATAAGGTTTACGAAGAAAATAAAGATCTTCTTTATAATAAAAATAACAAAAAAAGAGATTACATTAATCTTTTACTAAAAACTTTTGATAAAATTATTTTTGAAAAAAGAAAATTATCCTTAAAAGAATATATTTTTTTAAGAAGGTACCTAACAAAAAATAAAAATAAAAATAAAAAAATAAATATCAAAATTATTGAATTTTTATTAAAAATAAATAGATTAAAAAATTATGATCCATTAATAGTTTCTTATGAATTGTTTAGAAGTATTTCAAATATTATAGATATATTAATAAAATCATTTTTAGAATCAATTACTACATCTTCAAATTTAATAAAAACAAATTTATTACTTTTTATTGAGAAATTGATATCATCTTTAGTTACATTTGCTTTATCTATTCCATATATTACTTCTATAAGTCATATTTGGCAGGACAGAAAAATAATTGATGAGCTAATAAATAAGTATTTTTTTCATGAAAAAAAGGAATTTAAAAAAATAGCATGGTTTACTGACACACTTATAGATTTAAATGGTGTTTCTGTAACATTAAGAAATATAGGAGAATTTTCAAAAATTAAAAATAGGGAACTCTTTTTCGTAACCTCAATAAAAAAAGAAGATTATGAAAGAAATAATTTTAACTTTAATATAATTAATTTTGAACCTATTTTTTCATTTAGAAGTGATATTTACAAAACCTTTGAAGTTAAATTTCCCTCAATCATGAAAATAATTAAAGAAGTATATGATATGAATCCTGATGAAATAATTATATCTACCCCAGGACCAGTAGGATTAACTGGCTTATTACTTTCAAAAATTTTAAATATACCTTCTAAAATGGTTTTCCATACAGATTTTTCTAAAGAAGCGTCAGAAATATTAGGTGATAAAAAGATTTCAGATATTATAGATTATATCTTAAAGATTATATATAATTTATCAGACCATATATTAGTAAATACTTATGAATATATAAAAATTCTTAAAGATAAAGGTTTCAATTCAGATAAAATGTCATTATTTAGAAGAGGAATTGATTTAAGTAAATTTTATAAAATAAATAAAGAAAATAATAAAATGATTAATAATTTAGAAATAAAAAATAATGATTTTATTTTATTGTATACTGGAAGAATCTCAAAAGATAAAAATCTAGATTTTATTTTAGAAGTATTTGAAGAATTAAAAAATAGCAAATATTTGAAAGAAAAAGATATTACATTAAAATTTATAATAGCAGGTGATGGACCTTATCTTGATGAATTAAAAAACAAATATAAATCTTTCAGAGAAATCTACTTTTTAGGTAAAATAGAAAATAAAAATTTACCAGAACTTTATTCTCTTGCTAATTTATTTGTTTTCCCAAGTGTAACTGATACCTTTGGAATGTCTGTTCTTGAAGCTCAAGCATGTGGATTGCCAGTTTTAACTTCTAATATTGGTGGACCAAAAGAAATTATAATTAATAATGAAACAGGTTATTCATTGAAAATTGATAAAAATCTTTGGAAAAGAAAAATAATATATTTAATTGATGATAAAATAAATAACAATTCTCTTTTATTAAATTATTTATCAAAAAATGCCTTAACTCATGTTCAAGAAAAATATGATATCGAAAAAGTAATTGACTATTATTTTAGGAAAGAGAATAATAGAATAAAACTAAAAATAATAAAGGATAAGGTCAAGATAAATAAATACAAAATTAAAATAAAAAATAACTTTACAAATAAAAGCTATAAGATACACCAAATCCAATTTTGAACGAATTTAAAACTATTCCTAATCCATTTAATAAAATAGCTGCTATTAATTTTTGAAAAAAATTCCCCTCTAATTTTGGTTCAATTGCTTCCATTGATGTAAAGATCATTGCAGTATAAATATTTATATTGAAAGTACCACTGTTTACAATTGAAAGGACAATATCCCAGTTCAAGCTAAAATATGGATTCCACTTTTTCTCAAATTGAATCATATTATAATTTGAAGAGGGAAGTTTAGCTTGATATGAAGCCCCACCTTCTATAAAAAGTCTACCTAAACCAATTTTAATAAAAAAATTTAAATATGAATCTTTATACTTTAAATTATTCAAATAGTCAATACCTCCCCCTAATCCAAACCAACCAAAGTAGTATAAATAATCAAAGCCAATCATTAAGTTTTGTGGACTAAAAAAACATGATACATAATGTAGACTAAAATTAAGTAAGGAAAAATCTTTTTCTTTCTCTTGAGCTAAAATAATGTTGCTAAATAAAATTAATAAAACAAATGCAAAAAAAAATATTTTAAAATTTTTAAATAGTTTCATTTTAACCCCCTTTTTTATAAATATAAAAAAAATATTAAATCTTTATTAAATAAGTTAGATTATTTTTTTTAAAAAACAATTACAATCAAAAAGATTATTAGATTAATTATTAAATAGTTAATTTATATTTTATATTGAAATTAAAAATCTACTAAATTAACTAATATTAATAATTACTATTTTTTATTTATTATTATATTACTATAAGAATATTATATTAGTATATTAGTATGAAAAAAATAATAAAAATAAATATAATTTTTAATTTAAAATTTAACTTAACATAATTTATATTATGTTTACTATTGATTTAATAAAAAAATATTATTAAAAAACAATTATTAATTATATAATTCTTATTTCTATTTCTATTAATTCTAGTAATCTCTCTTATTTTCTTAATAATTTAATATTATATAATAATATTTAATATCTTATTTTTTCTACATAAAAAATTAAAAATATTTATAAATGTATAGAAAATAAATTAATAATAAAAATATAATCTTATTTTATTTGATTATAATTGGTTTAACTTGAAATATATAATTTTTTTATAATTTTAATAAAATAAATTCTTTATTAATTTTTTAATTACTTATTATATTTTTTATTTTTATCTTGAAGATTTAAATAATAGTAACCATTAAATTCATTTATAAATTTTTCCATTTCCAGTAAATAATTTTGATCAAATGGAATCTTTTGCCATTTAAATTTTTTATCAAATTTTGCTATTTCAGGATTTAAATTTATTGCTATTTTTTCATATTCTTTATGTTGAATGTAACCACCTTGAATATACATTAATTTTGAAAGTATCCAGTGTGTAACATCAGGTCTATATTTATAAATTTTGGAATAAATAAAATATTTTAGAGAATTTTCATAATTTTGTGAAAAAAAATAAAAATACCCTATTCTAAAATAAGCTTTTGAAAAAATATTTTCACCTTCAGGTACAAGATTTAATATTGAAAAAATTTCTCTAGAAAAATATTTGAAATAATTATCATTTGAAATTAAAAGGTTGTTATAATTTAAAAAATTTGAGAAATTTCTTGTAAAAAAAAATATTTCAGAAATATCATATAAAAGATAAAAATACATCTCTTTTATTTTAAAATAAGCTTTATATGTTTCTGCATATTTATAATAGTTTAATGCGACATCAAATAATTTTTTAATTTTATATATATTCCCTAGCATATAATAAACTTCAGCATATTTTGGATTAATCTGTAATGCTTTTTCATAATATTCAATTGCTTTAGAATAGTTTTTTAGATAAAAATATTTATCTCCTTGCTCTTTATAAACCCATGATTCATCATTGAAGTCTACTTGAGCCAAAGATATTATATTTAAAGAAATAAAAATGAAAATTAAAAAATAAAAAATTAATATTTTGAAAATATCTTTCATCTTAAATTAAAAAATCTTTATATTTTTATAAAAATGATTTTATTTTGTATTTCTAAAATTATATATTAAAAATTTAGTATTTAAATATTTCCTTTTAATTTTCAATAAAACAGTTTTTTAACTATTTAATATTTTATTTTTAAACTGAATTTTTTTAAATCAAATGAAATAGATATTCATATTTAAAATATTTTGTAAATTCAAAATTCTTTTTATTATTCTCATAATCTAATACATTGTCTTCATTTTCAATATTAATACAATTATAAGAATAATTTTTATTGAAAATTACATTATTTTTGTTATTAAACCCTGTTTTTTCCTTCTGAATTAATTCTGTTAGTATACTATTAGTTCTTGTTTTAGAAAGGACAAAATTAACTGGAACTTTTATAATTGAACCACAAATTATTAAATCGGGATCATCAAATGCATTTAATACATAAATTGTGTGAGCAGAAGTATTATACCTTAAAGCTATT is from Spirochaetota bacterium and encodes:
- a CDS encoding adenylate/guanylate cyclase domain-containing protein encodes the protein MINLKKKDFPVLFICIGVILLFSFLSLIFYNVDKTFIYDIFVNWRNPGKPTEEINESTFVSTPNKKASKKIEIIGIDNFSLEKIGRFPWSRDTYVNIFNFFINPEGKSYPESILFDIAFLEKEKDDKENDILLANSIKKNGNVILEYYLDFEKGFEKSGEQKEVVDYIEKEFTIDLKKAKIKGRKIDEKIIKNRNFGITFNDITPLLKEYALTGSYAGTVGLFPDSDKKYRRLPLVYIYKNRIHFHAIIFMLCHYYGININDIEVDFGRYIKLNNITKNSNNKKEIIIPIDLHGNLFIDFIGNSSQIWPIRSAYDIYSNRAPAEYFKDKLVFFGIYSLGAAKDIWLTPSGLMFGVEFLAVATNQIINQKFFKFFNWFFIFLVIVLVSAFLSFYFYKLPIIKTYILAILFLFFYTLFAYIAFIYYLIVPYSGIIIQVLTLLISIIVYRILTEEKEKRFIRATFSNFVSKVVVDELLKHPEKIKLGGENKEITVLFSDIRGFTSRSEQMKPEEVVDLLNKYLSRMTEIIFKFHGTLDKYIGDAIMAFWGAPIPQEDHALLACCTALEMTKELEKLNNELPEDLNLDIGIGINTGYAIVGNMGSSSRMDYTLIGDTVNTGSRLEGVNKFYKTRIIISEYTYEKVKDFFYIRLIDKITAKGKTIPIKIYEILDYKEDFDPFKIVDKYNKIGNKLKSE
- a CDS encoding zinc ribbon domain-containing protein, with the translated sequence MPTYDYICNSCNKKFEIFRPISDEREVTCPECNSTKTKKIISAGSGIIFKGSGFYTTDYKKSDINKKENTNDQKTTVNNKNCKQ
- a CDS encoding UDP-glucose/GDP-mannose dehydrogenase family protein; amino-acid sequence: MKLNIGVFGLGYVGLITAVGFSYIGFDVNCFDINKEKLKALRDGKIPFYEENIEEILKDSIKQNKINFLDDSKDVIEKSDIIFIAVGTPPDKEGKADLKYIYEVVLEVIKYINSYKIIVIKSTVPPGTCKRVELFIKDNIKNISEEKKIDVDVVSNPEFLREGRAFHDFINPDRIIIGTNSEKAKEMMCLLYDYFIKRNFKIVLTDRESSELIKYASNCFLATKISYINELSILAEKIGANIKDVSLGMGLDLRIGNSFLDAGPGYGGSCLPKDTKALFNFARENGINLKILESTILANENQIKFTVNKILKNMNGVVNKIISVLGLTFKPNTDDIRESVSIKIINLLLQNGAFIKTYCPKGIEKTKELFKDENNIIFCENVYETFKESEAIIIATDWEEFNNLDYNFVYFLMKDYFLFDLRNMFYNNHKIKQMFYYYGTGIICSKAKDLIF
- a CDS encoding glycosyltransferase, with the protein product MEKIKTYKMDMHVHSIFSERPSELLLKFLGTRESYVDPFKLFKFAKEKGMDFITITDHNKIDGIIKLKEKYPEETILGVEATTYFPEDGTKIHILLYDFEPYLFEKIDTIRSDIYKLREFIFENNIFYSVAHPLYSINKKLNLNHFEKLILLFDNFEVVNGGRNLDVNNITEKFFNNLNEELIYNLIRKHKIKPYSKNAHKKIFTAGSDDHTGLFIGTSYNYIRSSENLKITIKDFIETVKSGGSQFEGKSVDFESHAFQILKISFDFYKSKYLQKKDENIFNEKNEFNLFNNLNNNKVYEENKDLLYNKNNKKRDYINLLLKTFDKIIFEKRKLSLKEYIFLRRYLTKNKNKNKKINIKIIEFLLKINRLKNYDPLIVSYELFRSISNIIDILIKSFLESITTSSNLIKTNLLLFIEKLISSLVTFALSIPYITSISHIWQDRKIIDELINKYFFHEKKEFKKIAWFTDTLIDLNGVSVTLRNIGEFSKIKNRELFFVTSIKKEDYERNNFNFNIINFEPIFSFRSDIYKTFEVKFPSIMKIIKEVYDMNPDEIIISTPGPVGLTGLLLSKILNIPSKMVFHTDFSKEASEILGDKKISDIIDYILKIIYNLSDHILVNTYEYIKILKDKGFNSDKMSLFRRGIDLSKFYKINKENNKMINNLEIKNNDFILLYTGRISKDKNLDFILEVFEELKNSKYLKEKDITLKFIIAGDGPYLDELKNKYKSFREIYFLGKIENKNLPELYSLANLFVFPSVTDTFGMSVLEAQACGLPVLTSNIGGPKEIIINNETGYSLKIDKNLWKRKIIYLIDDKINNNSLLLNYLSKNALTHVQEKYDIEKVIDYYFRKENNRIKLKIIKDKVKINKYKIKIKNNFTNKSYKIHQIQF
- a CDS encoding tetratricopeptide repeat protein, encoding MKDIFKILIFYFLIFIFISLNIISLAQVDFNDESWVYKEQGDKYFYLKNYSKAIEYYEKALQINPKYAEVYYMLGNIYKIKKLFDVALNYYKYAETYKAYFKIKEMYFYLLYDISEIFFFTRNFSNFLNYNNLLISNDNYFKYFSREIFSILNLVPEGENIFSKAYFRIGYFYFFSQNYENSLKYFIYSKIYKYRPDVTHWILSKLMYIQGGYIQHKEYEKIAINLNPEIAKFDKKFKWQKIPFDQNYLLEMEKFINEFNGYYYLNLQDKNKKYNK